One Schlesneria paludicola DSM 18645 DNA segment encodes these proteins:
- a CDS encoding TadE/TadG family type IV pilus assembly protein: MNRCRAGVAAAELAICLPMLMALTFGAIEATNAIFVKKALVEAAYEAGNVASSIGGTSSVAISRAQGVSKLLGVNAVTVKVSPTVTTNTATGTPITVTCTTSLASNSVTGWCIGNVTYTATYTVIHL, from the coding sequence GTGAATCGCTGTCGAGCGGGAGTCGCAGCGGCCGAGTTGGCAATTTGCCTGCCAATGCTGATGGCACTGACTTTCGGTGCGATCGAGGCCACCAACGCGATTTTCGTCAAGAAGGCCCTGGTTGAAGCCGCGTACGAAGCTGGCAATGTCGCGTCGTCGATTGGGGGTACGTCGAGCGTTGCGATCTCTCGCGCTCAAGGGGTGAGCAAATTGTTGGGGGTGAATGCCGTCACCGTCAAAGTCTCGCCGACCGTCACCACGAACACCGCGACTGGCACACCAATTACCGTGACCTGTACGACGAGCCTGGCATCGAACAGTGTCACGGGATGGTGTATTGGAAACGTGACCTATACAGCGACCTACACTGTCATCCACTTGTAG
- a CDS encoding TadE/TadG family type IV pilus assembly protein, whose translation MKNSRRQSQAVAWKKGAATVELAVVLPILFLILFGGVEFARLGQVSNAAAFAAFQGCRQGIITGGTAASVTTAAQNVMKAISVNNAKVTVTPSVITSQTTAVTVVVSIPMDGATWIVPTFTKGQTINRGCTMTCQGAIPSNVSLPTYTAVVQPAPPPIVTPPTTTTGTGTTGTGTTGTGTTGTGTTGTGTTGTGTTGTGTTGTGTTGTGTTGTGTTGTGTTGTGTGTTGSGSGTGTGSPPPTLLY comes from the coding sequence ATGAAAAATTCACGCAGACAATCTCAAGCTGTAGCCTGGAAAAAGGGGGCGGCGACTGTCGAGCTCGCGGTCGTGCTACCCATCCTGTTTCTGATCCTGTTCGGAGGCGTTGAATTCGCGCGGCTCGGACAAGTCTCCAACGCAGCGGCATTCGCAGCGTTTCAAGGTTGCCGGCAAGGTATTATCACCGGTGGCACGGCGGCTTCGGTGACGACGGCTGCACAAAACGTGATGAAAGCCATTTCGGTGAACAACGCCAAGGTCACTGTCACACCCTCGGTTATTACGTCGCAGACGACGGCTGTCACAGTGGTCGTTTCGATACCGATGGACGGCGCGACCTGGATCGTACCGACCTTTACGAAAGGTCAGACGATCAATCGAGGTTGCACGATGACCTGCCAAGGTGCAATCCCGTCGAATGTCTCGCTGCCGACATACACTGCAGTCGTTCAACCTGCCCCGCCGCCCATCGTCACACCTCCGACGACAACGACGGGGACTGGTACGACGGGGACTGGCACGACGGGGACTGGCACGACGGGGACTGGTACGACGGGGACTGGTACGACGGGGACTGGTACGACGGGGACTGGTACGACGGGGACTGGTACGACGGGGACTGGTACGACGGGGACTGGTACGACAGGGACTGGTACGACGGGGACTGGTACAGGAACCACAGGCTCGGGAAGCGGAACTGGAACGGGTTCGCCACCTCCCACTCTGCTGTATTAA
- a CDS encoding DUF1559 family PulG-like putative transporter — MSFSVGSQSYVPRRQRGFTLIELLVVIAIIGVLVALLLPAVQQAREAARRTQCRNNLKQFGLALHNYHDANQTFPPGVVQVRNAGQNGIIGAGDPNDQIPAWGWGSFLLPYLDQAPLYNQLGPGQVTYNSLAVASSNLIQIPLAVFHCPTSTAPPLNDLADESIQTAGQQSAGTSNYAANFGHSRGVGPFRVLPAADNYTACYTGAFGFDSKTQIRDITDGTSNTVAVGERAYKISGVEFYAAVWPGCAVGNRDNCVDQLMVTLRGGMNSGATQSDRQETLSSEHEGGAFVLLLDGAVRFISENIDFRTVTTPAEQNTNGPVDSVLERLFAIRDGQTVGEF; from the coding sequence GTGTCGTTTTCTGTCGGGTCGCAATCGTACGTGCCGCGTCGCCAACGCGGATTTACGCTCATCGAGTTGTTGGTCGTGATCGCAATTATTGGAGTTCTGGTTGCCTTGCTGTTGCCTGCCGTACAGCAAGCACGAGAAGCGGCACGTCGAACACAATGCCGAAATAATCTGAAGCAGTTTGGACTCGCACTTCACAACTACCACGATGCAAATCAGACCTTTCCACCGGGGGTTGTCCAGGTGCGAAACGCAGGTCAGAACGGCATCATTGGTGCTGGCGATCCCAACGATCAGATCCCTGCCTGGGGCTGGGGATCATTTCTCTTGCCGTACCTCGATCAGGCGCCGCTTTACAATCAGCTTGGCCCCGGTCAGGTCACTTACAATTCGCTTGCAGTCGCCAGTTCAAACCTGATCCAGATTCCTCTCGCGGTGTTTCACTGCCCGACCTCAACGGCTCCCCCGCTGAATGATCTTGCTGATGAATCGATCCAAACGGCGGGGCAGCAGTCTGCCGGAACGAGCAACTATGCTGCGAACTTTGGACACAGTCGTGGCGTCGGTCCATTCCGTGTCCTGCCGGCGGCCGACAACTACACCGCGTGTTATACGGGTGCTTTTGGATTCGATTCGAAAACGCAGATTCGTGATATCACCGATGGAACTAGTAACACCGTGGCCGTTGGTGAACGTGCCTACAAAATTTCAGGAGTGGAGTTCTACGCCGCCGTCTGGCCTGGATGTGCGGTCGGGAACCGCGATAACTGCGTCGATCAACTGATGGTCACACTTCGCGGAGGAATGAATTCCGGGGCCACGCAATCGGATCGGCAAGAAACGCTCAGCAGCGAACATGAGGGGGGGGCATTCGTGCTGTTGCTGGACGGTGCTGTCCGATTCATCTCCGAGAACATCGATTTTCGTACGGTGACCACCCCGGCGGAGCAGAACACGAATGGGCCGGTCGACAGCGTACTTGAACGCCTGTTCGCAATCCGCGACGGTCAGACCGTCGGCGAGTTCTAA
- a CDS encoding bifunctional nuclease family protein, whose product MLVQMELARIIISEINDQQVIFLREVDGEREFPILIGLFEATSIDRCVQGEEPQRPLTHDLLKATIEALGGELQDVVIHKLEEHTYYAAIRIRRDGELIEVDSRPSDAVALSVHYDPHLPIYVADEVLDEAAT is encoded by the coding sequence GTGCTCGTTCAGATGGAATTGGCTCGGATCATCATCAGTGAGATCAACGATCAGCAGGTCATCTTCTTGCGCGAAGTCGATGGCGAGCGTGAGTTTCCGATCTTGATCGGCCTGTTCGAGGCGACCAGCATCGATCGCTGTGTGCAGGGGGAAGAACCGCAGCGCCCGCTGACACACGATCTGCTAAAGGCGACCATTGAGGCGCTGGGTGGTGAATTGCAGGATGTCGTGATTCACAAGCTGGAAGAACATACCTATTACGCCGCGATTCGAATCCGTCGTGATGGAGAACTCATCGAGGTCGATAGCCGACCCAGTGACGCCGTGGCCTTGTCGGTGCACTACGACCCGCATCTGCCAATTTACGTTGCGGACGAAGTTCTCGACGAAGCCGCGACGTAG
- a CDS encoding vWA domain-containing protein: MKTPPTTTHSIDETRNVRGAILPMVAAFIVILFAMAAFSVDLAYIELVKTELRAATDSSARAAASALIQGASPTSVVNTAISTASLNKVAGKSLKLSSADVILGQSVIQPNGVYQFQAGVQPYQAVQVTSSLSSKNANGNVPLFFGPFMGLSSYAPTNTAVAAASSCDVCLVLDRSHSMCWDQTGVSWSYPAPVGLDKYGVSNVVTMQPSGLPSGVFQQYPPKSGSRWLALQSAVQSFCDILSSANGATHAAVVTWASPTTAQTIYSTKQAPFQLPASSGVTTDVDLTASIGSISAAVAARSQNMLLGGTDMYTGIEKGISVLSGSSSRASATKVMILMTDGDWSSPAGNTNPVTAASHAKSNRIVIHCICFLSSANQTTCKSIASTTGGKFYYATDSASLTAIFQQIAGTLPVALTN, encoded by the coding sequence GTGAAGACGCCGCCAACGACTACTCACTCAATCGACGAAACCCGAAATGTACGTGGTGCCATCTTACCGATGGTCGCGGCATTCATTGTCATTCTGTTTGCGATGGCGGCATTTTCCGTCGACTTGGCCTACATCGAACTCGTCAAAACCGAACTTCGTGCTGCCACCGATTCATCCGCTCGCGCGGCGGCATCGGCGCTGATTCAAGGTGCATCGCCAACGTCCGTGGTCAATACTGCGATCAGCACCGCGTCGCTCAACAAAGTCGCGGGAAAATCACTGAAGCTCTCGTCCGCCGATGTGATCTTGGGGCAGTCGGTCATCCAGCCGAACGGCGTCTATCAGTTTCAGGCGGGCGTTCAGCCATACCAGGCGGTCCAAGTGACCTCAAGCTTGTCGAGTAAAAATGCGAATGGGAACGTCCCGCTGTTCTTTGGTCCGTTCATGGGGCTGAGTTCTTATGCTCCGACGAATACAGCTGTGGCCGCGGCTTCGTCCTGCGATGTGTGTCTGGTTCTTGATCGATCCCATTCCATGTGTTGGGATCAGACAGGCGTCTCTTGGAGCTATCCGGCGCCCGTTGGGTTGGATAAGTATGGCGTCTCGAACGTCGTGACGATGCAACCAAGTGGACTGCCGAGCGGAGTGTTTCAGCAATATCCACCGAAAAGCGGCAGCCGTTGGCTGGCGCTGCAATCGGCTGTGCAGTCGTTCTGTGATATTCTCAGTTCTGCGAATGGAGCTACACACGCGGCAGTTGTGACCTGGGCCTCGCCGACGACCGCGCAAACGATTTACTCGACCAAGCAAGCTCCATTTCAGTTACCGGCCTCGTCTGGTGTCACAACTGATGTCGATCTGACAGCCAGCATCGGCAGTATTTCTGCCGCCGTCGCCGCCCGCTCACAGAACATGCTGCTGGGGGGAACCGATATGTATACCGGAATCGAAAAAGGGATCTCGGTCCTCAGCGGCAGCAGTTCGCGCGCTTCGGCGACGAAGGTCATGATCCTGATGACGGACGGTGACTGGAGCAGTCCCGCGGGAAATACAAACCCCGTGACGGCGGCCTCGCATGCAAAGTCGAATCGAATCGTGATTCACTGCATCTGCTTCCTGTCGAGTGCGAATCAGACGACGTGTAAAAGTATCGCATCGACGACTGGCGGAAAATTTTACTACGCCACGGATTCGGCCAGCTTAACGGCCATCTTCCAACAAATCGCGGGGACATTGCCCGTGGCGTTGACGAATTAG